One Triticum dicoccoides isolate Atlit2015 ecotype Zavitan chromosome 5B, WEW_v2.0, whole genome shotgun sequence genomic window carries:
- the LOC119308579 gene encoding CAX-interacting protein 4-like, which yields MPATAGRVRMPANNRVHSSAALQTHGIWQSAIGYDPYAPENNKQQAPSSSVSANAAAAAANAAAEAAAPPSSDPGASSENAYTSFQGLLALARVTGSNSDETRGACKKCGRVGHLTFQCRNFLSVKELAMDDDIQAGMLSAAHAKAKFEEITKKASGARDADEEGSDEEDEDEIDSDSSDSDIDPELEKIIAERERAKSRGGKRSGEQDKKTSRHKSKSRGRSKHRRSRKSDSEDDSEEERTKDKKKNRRKKHRSSDEDSESDSDRKRHRKSRKDRKRRRTHRQTDDSSDDDESGGEGRRHHRHHKRRHHRRDASGSDSDGSESPHERKPSSKQKSHKRSESHGLGEDERHCPQGASRSGEKSREHKRG from the coding sequence ATGCCGGCGACGGCGGGGCGCGTTCGCATGCCGGCGAACAACCGCGTGCACAGCAGCGCGGCGCTGCAGACGCACGGCATCTGGCAGAGCGCCATCGGCTACGACCCCTACGCCCCCGAGAACAACAAGCAGCAGGCCCCCTCCTCCTCCGTCTCCGCCAACGCCGCAGCCGCCGCAGCCAacgccgccgccgaagccgccgCGCCTCCCTCCTCTGACCCCGGCGCCTCCTCGGAGAACGCCTACACCAGCTTCCAGGGCCTCCTCGCGCTCGCCCGCGTCACCGGATCCAACTCCGACGAGACCCGGGGCGCCTGCAAGAAGTGCGGCCGTGTTGGCCATCTCACCTTCCAGTGCCGCAACTTCCTTTCTGTCAAGGAGCTTGCCATGGACGACGACATCCAAGCTGGCATGCTGTCCGCCGCGCATGCAAAGGCCAAGTTCGAGGAGATCACGAAGAAAGCCTCTGGTGCCAGAGACGCTGACGAGGAGGGTTCTGACGAGGAAGATGAGGATGAGATTGACAGCGATTCCTCTGATTCCGATATTGATCCCGAGCTGGAGAAGATAATTGCTGAACGGGAGCGTGCCAAGAGCCGTGGAGGGAAGCGGTCAGGGGAGCAGGACAAGAAGACAAGCCGCCATAAGAGCAAGAGCAGGGGAAGATCAAAGCACAGGAGGAGCAGGAAGAGTGACAGTGAGGATGATTCGGAGGAGGAGAGAactaaggacaagaagaagaatagGCGGAAGAAGCACAGATCCTCAGATGAGGATAGCGAGAGTGACTCTGACAGGAAGAGGCACAGGAAGAGTAGGAAAGATAGGAAGAGGCGGAGGACGCACCGCCAGACGGATGACTCATCAGACGATGATGAATCTGGAGGGGAAGGGAGGAGGCATCACCGCCACCACAAGAGGCGTCATCACCGGAGGGATGCATCTGGTAGTGACAGTGATGGCAGCGAATCCCCACATGAAAGGAAGCCATCCAGTAAGCAGAAGAGCCACAAGAGGTCAGAAAGCCATGGATTGGGTGAGGATGAGCGACATTGTCCACAGGGGGCAAGCCGCTCTGGAGAGAAGAGCAGGGAGCATAAGAGGGGCTAA